Sequence from the Candidatus Woesearchaeota archaeon genome:
TTAGAAGCAGAAAAATATTGGAAAAGAAAAATGCCAGTACAACCTTCTTATAATTTCTCTCACCTTACAGCATATATTAGTACTGCTTTTATTGCTGGAACAGCAGTAACTTATTTTACTGAGAATATGTGAAGTAACTCAGAGAATTATGTATCAATTGAAGACAGGCCACAGAAAACCAAACTTTTAAGAGATAAAATTAAATACATCCTTCTCCTTATTTTTCTTTATGTATCCACAATCACATTTTCTATTTCCATTATTGATTGGTTTGATCCTTGAAAAACTCGGCTACATTGGGTATGATTTTGTTCTTGTTGCTGTGCTTGTTGGTGTTTTGATTGATCTTGATCATCCTCTTCATCATTTCTTCAAGACTGGACAACTCAGTATTCTTGCAACAGCTGACGACGCTTTCAAAAAACACATTGATGATCGGACGTTTTTGCATCACAAATTAGGAATACTTGTCACAACTATTTTTCTTATTATTGCCTTTGCCTATTTTCCGTATTGGACACTTGCTGTTGCAATCGGCTATTATAGCCATATGCTCCTCGATCACATCACTGCAGATGGGCGATTATTGGACAATAGAACAGATAAAGATTATTTGGGAAAAAGAAAACCAATCTTGGTTTGTTTATGTGGCTATACAGTGAAGATCGCGCCATTTGAAATTGTGTTTGACGTGGTTTGTGTTGTGGGATTGGTGGCTGTGTTTTTTGTTTAGAATAGAGATCTATGTTCTTTCCTGCACACCAATAACTTCTCGCACTTGATATAAACCACCAAGCGCTAAGAACGCGCATTCTCTTGTCGCTTGTTTGGGCGTAAGCACACGCATTGCTCCTGCTAAATCGCTTACAAATCCTAAAAATAATTTCCCCCGCATATTTGTTTCATACCCATATCCACTTTTTCTGTCCAAATAAAAGTCTTTTAGATCATCAAAATACGCGCCACCTCCTCCTGTTAACTCAAGAAATTTTGTGATGGAATCAGGCAACCCTTCAACATGCTCTTGCAGAATATTCCCTTCTAACAACCCAAGTGTTCTTCCTACTTCCCCTCTCGCATGATATCTTTCTT
This genomic interval carries:
- a CDS encoding metal-dependent hydrolase, translated to MYPQSHFLFPLLIGLILEKLGYIGYDFVLVAVLVGVLIDLDHPLHHFFKTGQLSILATADDAFKKHIDDRTFLHHKLGILVTTIFLIIAFAYFPYWTLAVAIGYYSHMLLDHITADGRLLDNRTDKDYLGKRKPILVCLCGYTVKIAPFEIVFDVVCVVGLVAVFFV